From Thermus albus, one genomic window encodes:
- the dnaG gene encoding DNA primase: MDTGQAVEAIKRRLSLKEVVSRYVALKPAGRGRWKGLCPFHQEKTPSFYVDEEKGLFHCFGCKAGGDLLAFVEKIEGLDFLGALERLAEEAGVEIPKAGTPAKRRELFDVLKLAQAYFLEGLKASLEAQAYLESRGLNPESIAHFGLGYAPPKGDGLLTHLSRHGISPEEGLKAGVLAEKDGRFYDRFRNRITFPIKDHLGRIVAFTGRALGDEAPKYLNSPETPLFRKREVLFAYPEAKAKLREGRAIVVEGLFDAIALHQMGFTEAVAVLGSGLSEEQAHLLAMQEVREVYLAFDADEAGQRATLQSLDLSLARKFLFYAVRLPRKDPGELLLLPEGPALFQKALEEALPEVEFRFQEASRGLDLTRPEHKRKALEALTPRMLSSEPFDPVADRLKALVVERLGLSPRQLEDYLASLKRGKRPPPQPPKAEPKNRVLLLELDVMALLLSLPEERFAEWVHHTALHVWPPEGSLLSEFLELASREPRRDYLRQVLSRKEAGGILLERLMLVPSMDEPRFPELLEKTLARLREAYYLERRAKLKEELHRNPSLEILREIQELDQAIEAERRIYRRL, encoded by the coding sequence ATGGACACCGGTCAAGCGGTAGAGGCCATCAAGCGCCGCCTCTCCCTCAAGGAGGTGGTTTCCCGGTACGTGGCCTTGAAGCCCGCGGGCCGCGGCCGCTGGAAGGGCCTCTGCCCCTTCCACCAGGAAAAGACCCCCTCCTTCTACGTGGACGAGGAGAAGGGGCTCTTTCACTGCTTCGGCTGCAAAGCAGGGGGGGACCTTCTCGCCTTCGTGGAAAAGATTGAGGGCCTGGACTTCCTTGGGGCCTTGGAGCGCCTGGCGGAGGAGGCTGGGGTGGAGATCCCTAAAGCCGGCACGCCCGCCAAACGCCGGGAGCTTTTTGACGTTCTGAAGCTGGCCCAAGCCTACTTCCTGGAGGGGCTAAAGGCCTCCCTCGAGGCCCAGGCGTATCTGGAAAGCCGAGGCCTCAACCCGGAAAGCATAGCCCACTTTGGCCTGGGCTATGCCCCCCCCAAGGGGGATGGCCTCCTCACCCACCTGAGCCGGCACGGCATCAGCCCGGAGGAAGGCCTTAAGGCCGGGGTCCTGGCGGAAAAGGACGGGCGCTTCTACGACCGCTTCCGGAACCGCATCACCTTCCCCATCAAGGACCACCTGGGGAGGATCGTGGCCTTCACGGGGAGGGCCCTGGGGGATGAGGCCCCCAAGTACCTGAACTCCCCGGAAACCCCCCTCTTCCGCAAGCGGGAGGTGCTCTTCGCCTACCCCGAGGCCAAGGCCAAACTGCGCGAGGGGCGGGCCATCGTGGTGGAAGGGCTTTTTGACGCCATCGCCCTCCACCAGATGGGCTTCACCGAGGCGGTGGCGGTTTTGGGCTCGGGGCTTTCCGAGGAGCAGGCCCACCTTTTGGCGATGCAGGAGGTGCGGGAGGTCTACCTGGCCTTTGACGCCGACGAGGCCGGGCAAAGGGCCACCCTGCAGAGCCTGGACCTCTCCTTGGCCCGGAAGTTCCTCTTCTATGCCGTGCGCCTGCCCCGCAAGGACCCCGGGGAGCTCCTTCTCCTCCCTGAGGGTCCGGCCCTCTTCCAAAAGGCCCTGGAGGAGGCCCTCCCCGAGGTGGAGTTCCGCTTCCAGGAGGCCAGCCGGGGCCTGGACCTAACCCGGCCCGAGCACAAGCGGAAAGCCTTGGAAGCCCTCACCCCCAGGATGCTTTCCTCAGAACCCTTTGACCCCGTGGCCGACCGCCTTAAGGCCCTGGTGGTGGAGCGGCTGGGCCTTTCCCCCAGGCAACTGGAGGACTACCTGGCCAGCCTCAAACGGGGCAAGCGCCCACCCCCCCAACCCCCCAAGGCCGAGCCCAAAAACCGGGTCCTCCTCCTGGAGCTGGACGTGATGGCCCTCCTCCTCTCCCTTCCGGAGGAGCGCTTTGCCGAGTGGGTGCACCACACGGCCCTTCACGTATGGCCCCCGGAAGGCTCCCTGCTCTCCGAGTTCTTGGAGCTGGCCAGCCGCGAACCCCGACGGGATTACCTGCGCCAGGTGCTAAGCCGCAAAGAAGCGGGGGGCATCCTTCTGGAAAGGCTGATGCTGGTCCCCTCCATGGACGAGCCCAGGTTCCCAGAACTCCTGGAAAAAACCCTGGCCCGCTTGCGGGAAGCCTATTACCTGGAGCGTCGAGCCAAGCTGAAAGAAGAGCTTCACCGTAACCCCAGCCTGGAGATCCTGCGAGAAATCCAGGAACTGGACCAGGCCATAGAGGCGGAAAGACGCATTTACCGGAGGCTTTAA
- a CDS encoding phosphoribosyltransferase, which yields MERTFLSWEDLLRLVRHLVGRLPGEEFDLILGIARGGLIPTALLAQALGMRDILTAAVVFYEGEEALPEPVFLQFPPDPLLFGKRVLVVDDVWDSGRTALAVKLRVRQAGGFPLVATLHFKPGRNQVPDQPDVYAEATEAWVVYPWAPEAWMKT from the coding sequence ATGGAAAGGACCTTCCTCTCTTGGGAGGATCTCCTTCGCCTGGTACGCCACCTGGTTGGGAGGCTTCCGGGGGAGGAGTTTGACCTCATCCTGGGCATCGCCCGGGGCGGGCTCATCCCCACGGCCCTTCTGGCCCAGGCCTTGGGGATGCGGGACATCCTAACGGCAGCGGTGGTGTTCTACGAGGGGGAGGAGGCTCTTCCTGAGCCGGTGTTCTTGCAGTTTCCCCCGGATCCTTTGCTTTTCGGCAAAAGGGTTTTGGTGGTGGATGACGTGTGGGACTCGGGGCGGACAGCCCTGGCGGTGAAGCTCCGGGTGCGCCAGGCGGGTGGGTTTCCCTTGGTGGCCACCCTGCACTTCAAGCCCGGCCGGAACCAGGTGCCGGACCAACCCGACGTGTACGCCGAGGCCACGGAGGCCTGGGTGGTCTACCCTTGGGCCCCGGAGGCCTGGATGAAAACGTAA
- a CDS encoding adenylate/guanylate cyclase domain-containing protein, giving the protein MRCECGQKNPPEARFCMACGRALGALLPEERRYVSVLFYDLVNSSQHFQAGLQVAYQHLQEALEEAARVARAKGGFVHRFLGDGILVLFGAPRARGKEPWRALEAALEMVRTSPLPARAGVASGEVLWAPLGSGQAGEPTAVGPPVVLAERLSKMALPGEVLTESQTLALARGVEAEGLGLREAKGLGTVEVSRVKAVQVKLDPDGQALLALLQKTFGRFPARLNLVGPPGSGKSLILEKFLETWPHPVVVLDRMGPETPLRATLRQAVEATFGQVERFLALGKLPPQLSLALRYSLGLEEKGPEGARLARVARPPWERNVLEQTIFEAWKRVLENLPHPVFLLAKNLHAPDATLRRLLEHPFPNLMLLVESRRPILQPVLEVRGLKAPPLLALQPALDALPPGERNALLALGVVHEALIPSPEDPGPPPRGWEGLRELLERLVGTFSPKRLEEEGLVEEGTPLPEVLQAARALVPESRAKAWHLEAAQFYREKRALWPMAQHLKRAGHGREAAQAFRILAQAAWRQGHPERAIPLYQEALEAAPPDWREPLAKELKDARASLGLDQEARGGPRSQDPVLEAFRQATHPLDLLPLLSGLKPYPLEEAQARLRVAGALWRAFQPRQALEVLTEPHPLVPTPLKIHRQSLRAGLLMDLGRYAEAEALLTEAPPGDLESETRFHATRIRLLLETGRLPQALEEGEAAYRQMPHPWLAAALLSAWTLRGRFREDLFQEALRHPDGKGLAVLALAHHRWQKGQDPTPLLKEALREARRLSNPYVYHLALTSLALYLWPKAPRRAQTLSQYLLYQTHRTGFAVHLEVARLLRSQLLLEEGERVDHLLSFVPSVPLTQVWHAVLAGAKPEGRLRGYGILGRWVLRLWRKRGVGWTPVKR; this is encoded by the coding sequence ATGCGCTGCGAATGCGGGCAGAAAAACCCCCCCGAGGCCCGTTTTTGCATGGCCTGCGGCCGGGCCCTGGGGGCCCTTTTGCCCGAGGAAAGGCGGTATGTAAGCGTTCTCTTCTACGATCTGGTGAACTCCAGCCAGCACTTCCAAGCTGGCCTCCAGGTGGCCTACCAGCACCTGCAGGAGGCCCTCGAGGAGGCCGCTCGCGTGGCCCGGGCCAAAGGAGGTTTCGTCCACCGCTTCCTGGGGGATGGGATCCTGGTCCTCTTTGGGGCCCCCAGGGCTCGAGGCAAAGAGCCCTGGCGGGCCCTGGAGGCCGCCTTGGAGATGGTGCGCACCTCCCCTTTGCCCGCCCGGGCCGGGGTGGCCAGCGGGGAGGTGCTTTGGGCCCCCTTGGGAAGCGGCCAGGCAGGCGAACCCACCGCGGTGGGCCCCCCGGTGGTCCTGGCGGAGCGGCTCAGCAAGATGGCCCTCCCGGGAGAGGTGCTCACCGAGTCCCAAACCCTGGCCCTGGCCCGAGGGGTGGAGGCGGAAGGCCTGGGCCTCCGGGAGGCCAAGGGCCTGGGAACGGTGGAGGTGTCCCGGGTGAAGGCGGTCCAGGTGAAGCTTGACCCGGACGGCCAGGCTCTTCTGGCCCTCCTTCAGAAAACCTTCGGTCGTTTCCCCGCCCGCCTGAACCTGGTGGGCCCGCCGGGAAGCGGCAAAAGCCTAATCCTGGAGAAGTTTTTGGAAACCTGGCCCCATCCCGTGGTGGTCCTGGACCGTATGGGGCCCGAGACACCCTTGCGCGCCACCTTGCGCCAGGCGGTGGAGGCAACCTTTGGCCAAGTGGAAAGGTTCCTGGCCCTGGGGAAACTCCCTCCCCAGCTCTCCTTGGCCCTGCGCTACAGCCTGGGCCTCGAGGAAAAGGGCCCCGAAGGGGCTAGGTTGGCTAGGGTGGCCCGTCCCCCCTGGGAGCGGAACGTTCTGGAGCAAACCATCTTTGAAGCTTGGAAAAGGGTTTTGGAAAACCTACCCCATCCCGTGTTTTTGCTGGCCAAGAACCTCCACGCCCCTGATGCCACCCTGCGGCGCCTCCTTGAGCATCCCTTTCCCAACCTCATGCTCCTGGTGGAGAGCCGTAGGCCCATCCTCCAGCCCGTCCTGGAGGTGAGGGGTCTGAAGGCACCCCCGCTTCTCGCCCTTCAGCCCGCCTTGGATGCCCTCCCCCCCGGAGAACGGAACGCCCTCCTCGCCCTGGGAGTGGTGCACGAGGCCCTAATCCCCTCCCCGGAAGATCCTGGGCCCCCCCCTCGCGGTTGGGAAGGCCTAAGGGAGCTTTTAGAGCGGCTTGTGGGCACCTTTTCCCCCAAGCGCTTGGAAGAGGAGGGCCTTGTGGAGGAGGGCACACCCCTGCCCGAGGTCCTACAGGCAGCCCGAGCCCTGGTGCCGGAAAGCCGGGCCAAGGCCTGGCATCTGGAGGCGGCCCAGTTTTACCGGGAAAAGCGGGCCCTATGGCCCATGGCCCAGCACCTGAAGCGGGCAGGGCACGGACGGGAAGCCGCACAGGCCTTCCGGATCCTTGCCCAGGCCGCCTGGCGGCAAGGCCATCCGGAAAGGGCCATACCCCTTTACCAAGAAGCCTTGGAGGCCGCTCCTCCAGACTGGCGGGAACCTCTAGCGAAGGAACTAAAGGACGCCCGGGCCTCCCTTGGCCTGGACCAGGAAGCCAGAGGAGGCCCTAGGTCCCAAGACCCTGTCCTGGAGGCTTTCCGCCAGGCCACACATCCCTTGGACCTCCTCCCCTTGCTTTCCGGCCTCAAACCCTACCCCCTAGAGGAGGCCCAGGCCCGGCTTAGGGTGGCGGGGGCCCTTTGGCGGGCCTTCCAGCCCCGGCAAGCCCTGGAGGTCCTCACCGAACCCCATCCCCTGGTCCCCACCCCCCTCAAGATCCACCGGCAGAGCCTAAGGGCGGGCCTCCTCATGGACCTGGGCCGCTACGCCGAAGCGGAGGCCCTGCTAACGGAGGCACCGCCCGGGGACCTGGAGTCGGAAACCCGCTTCCACGCCACCCGGATCCGCCTCCTTCTGGAAACCGGCCGCCTCCCCCAGGCCCTGGAGGAAGGGGAGGCCGCTTACCGCCAGATGCCCCACCCCTGGCTGGCTGCCGCCCTCCTCTCCGCCTGGACCTTGAGGGGGCGCTTCCGGGAGGATCTTTTCCAAGAAGCCCTGCGGCATCCCGACGGCAAAGGCCTGGCGGTATTGGCCCTGGCCCACCACCGCTGGCAAAAGGGCCAAGACCCCACCCCCCTCCTCAAGGAGGCCTTACGGGAGGCCAGGCGGCTATCCAATCCCTACGTTTACCATCTGGCCCTGACCTCCTTGGCCCTTTACCTGTGGCCCAAGGCCCCAAGAAGGGCCCAGACCCTCTCCCAGTACCTCCTCTACCAGACCCACCGCACGGGGTTCGCCGTGCACCTGGAGGTGGCCAGGCTCTTAAGGTCCCAACTCCTTCTGGAGGAAGGGGAAAGGGTGGACCACCTCCTAAGCTTTGTCCCCTCCGTGCCCCTGACCCAAGTCTGGCACGCGGTCTTGGCGGGGGCCAAGCCGGAAGGCCGCCTCCGGGGTTACGGTATCCTGGGAAGGTGGGTCCTAAGGCTTTGGCGTAAGCGGGGGGTAGGATGGACACCGGTCAAGCGGTAG
- a CDS encoding malate dehydrogenase, with protein MKGPVRVAVTGAAGQIGYSLLFRIAAGEMLGKDQPVILQLLEIPQALRALEGVIMELEDCAFPLLAGIVATDDPKVAFKDADYALLVGAAPRKAGMERRDLLEMNGKIFTEQGRALAEAAKREVKVLVVGNPANTNALIAYKNAEGLDPRNFTAMTRLDHNRAKAQLAKKTGVPVDRIRRIAVWGNHSSTMFPDLFHAEVDGKPALELVDMEWYEKEFIPTVAQRGAAIIQARGASSAASAANAAIEHIRDWALGTPEGDWVSMAIPSDGSYGVPEGIVYSFPVTAKDGRYEIVRGLEINDFARKRMEITAQELLDEMEQVKALGLI; from the coding sequence ATGAAAGGCCCCGTTCGCGTGGCGGTAACCGGCGCCGCAGGCCAGATCGGCTACAGCCTTCTTTTCCGCATCGCTGCAGGGGAGATGCTGGGAAAGGACCAACCCGTGATCCTCCAGCTTCTTGAGATACCCCAGGCCCTGAGAGCCTTGGAGGGGGTCATCATGGAGCTGGAGGACTGCGCCTTCCCCCTCTTGGCGGGGATCGTGGCCACGGATGACCCTAAGGTGGCCTTTAAGGACGCCGACTACGCCCTTTTGGTGGGAGCAGCCCCCAGGAAGGCGGGCATGGAGCGCCGCGACCTCCTGGAGATGAACGGCAAGATCTTCACCGAGCAAGGCCGGGCCCTGGCGGAGGCGGCCAAGCGGGAGGTTAAGGTCCTGGTGGTGGGCAACCCCGCCAACACCAACGCCCTCATCGCCTACAAAAACGCCGAGGGCCTGGATCCCAGAAACTTTACCGCCATGACCCGGCTGGACCACAACCGGGCCAAGGCCCAACTGGCCAAGAAGACGGGTGTTCCCGTGGACCGCATCCGCCGGATTGCCGTTTGGGGCAACCACTCCTCCACCATGTTCCCCGACCTCTTCCATGCGGAGGTGGACGGCAAACCCGCCTTGGAGCTGGTGGACATGGAGTGGTACGAAAAGGAGTTCATCCCCACCGTGGCCCAAAGGGGCGCGGCCATCATCCAAGCCCGGGGGGCTTCCAGCGCCGCCAGCGCCGCCAACGCCGCCATCGAGCACATCCGCGACTGGGCCTTGGGCACCCCTGAAGGGGACTGGGTTTCCATGGCCATCCCTTCCGACGGCTCCTACGGGGTCCCCGAGGGGATCGTCTACTCCTTCCCCGTCACCGCCAAGGATGGGAGGTACGAGATCGTCCGGGGTTTGGAGATCAACGACTTCGCCCGCAAGCGGATGGAGATCACCGCCCAGGAGCTTCTGGACGAGATGGAACAGGTAAAGGCTCTGGGGCTCATTTAG